A part of Paenibacillus sp. IHBB 10380 genomic DNA contains:
- the ftsY gene encoding signal recognition particle-docking protein FtsY, translating into MSFFKRLKDNISSKTESVTKQFRDGLEKTRKGFVEKVSDLMIRRKKIDEEFYEELEEILIGADVGINTVMKLIDELRAEVKKQKIENAMELQPILSQKLMELLRGDNDNEMNVNKDGITVILFVGVNGVGKTTTIGKMAHRFKQEGKKVVLAAGDTFRAGAIEQLEVWGQRAGVDVIKQQAGSDPAAVMFDAVQAAKQRQADVLICDTAGRLQNKSNLMDELNKIFRVIQREIPGAPHEVLMVLDATTGQNALSQAKLFGEKSGVTGLVLTKLDGTAKGGIVVAIRQELNIPVKWVGLGEKMEDLQPFDSEQFVHALFAGMIQETESEEESEEISK; encoded by the coding sequence ATGAGCTTTTTTAAGAGGTTAAAAGATAATATTTCTAGCAAAACGGAATCGGTTACGAAGCAATTTAGAGATGGACTTGAGAAAACACGCAAGGGTTTCGTCGAAAAAGTATCTGATCTTATGATTCGTCGCAAAAAAATAGATGAAGAATTCTATGAAGAGCTGGAAGAAATTCTAATTGGTGCGGATGTAGGGATTAATACGGTCATGAAATTGATCGATGAGCTAAGAGCAGAAGTTAAAAAGCAAAAGATTGAAAATGCGATGGAGTTACAGCCTATTTTATCTCAGAAGTTGATGGAACTGTTACGTGGGGATAATGACAATGAGATGAACGTGAATAAGGATGGGATTACCGTTATTCTATTCGTAGGTGTAAATGGCGTGGGTAAGACAACTACCATTGGCAAAATGGCGCATCGCTTCAAGCAAGAAGGTAAAAAGGTGGTATTAGCCGCTGGCGATACATTCCGTGCAGGGGCGATTGAACAGCTTGAGGTGTGGGGACAACGTGCGGGCGTGGATGTGATCAAGCAGCAGGCAGGTTCAGATCCGGCAGCGGTTATGTTTGATGCTGTCCAAGCTGCTAAACAGCGTCAAGCCGATGTGTTAATCTGCGATACAGCAGGACGGTTACAGAATAAATCGAATCTAATGGATGAATTGAACAAAATTTTCCGTGTCATTCAACGGGAGATTCCAGGTGCTCCACATGAAGTGTTGATGGTATTGGATGCGACAACCGGTCAGAATGCACTTAGCCAAGCGAAGTTGTTTGGTGAGAAAAGTGGCGTGACTGGGCTTGTACTCACGAAGCTGGACGGTACGGCTAAAGGGGGGATTGTCGTTGCCATTCGTCAAGAACTGAATATCCCTGTGAAATGGGTAGGTCTAGGCGAGAAAATGGAAGATTTACAACCCTTTGATTCAGAACAATTTGTACATGCATTATTTGCTGGCATGATTCAAGAGACCGAATCTGAAGAAGAATCAGAAGAGATTTCTAAATAG
- the acpP gene encoding acyl carrier protein has protein sequence MSDVLERVKRIVVDRLGADEAEVTLESSFKDDLGADSLDVVELVMELEDEFDIEISDEDAEKITSVGEVVNYIQSHT, from the coding sequence ATGTCCGATGTATTGGAGCGTGTAAAACGCATCGTTGTCGATCGTTTAGGTGCTGACGAAGCTGAAGTTACGCTAGAATCATCTTTTAAAGATGATCTTGGTGCTGATTCTTTAGACGTTGTTGAATTAGTAATGGAATTAGAAGATGAATTTGATATTGAAATCTCTGATGAAGATGCAGAGAAAATTACAAGTGTGGGTGAAGTAGTTAACTACATACAATCTCATACCTAA
- the fabG gene encoding 3-oxoacyl-[acyl-carrier-protein] reductase, with translation MSKPLSGQVALVTGASRGIGRSIALTLAGNGANIIVNYSGNEAAAQEVVVEIQAMGVEAIALQANVGKSEEAENLVKESISAWGRLDILVNNAGITRDNLIMRMKEEEFDQVIETNLKGVFNCLKAVTRPMMKQRYGRIINISSVVGVLGNAGQANYVAAKAGVIGLTKSSARELASRGITVNCVAPGFIDTDMTKELPEEVRSKLSADIPLARLGQPEEIAKVVAFLASDGASYMTGQTLHVDGGMVM, from the coding sequence ATGTCCAAACCTTTAAGTGGACAGGTTGCACTGGTGACAGGAGCATCCCGTGGAATAGGCCGTAGCATCGCTCTAACCTTAGCTGGAAATGGTGCTAATATCATCGTTAATTATTCTGGGAATGAAGCCGCAGCGCAAGAAGTTGTGGTAGAGATACAAGCCATGGGTGTAGAAGCTATTGCCTTACAAGCTAATGTTGGAAAAAGTGAAGAGGCCGAGAACTTGGTGAAGGAGTCTATCAGCGCATGGGGACGTCTTGACATCCTTGTGAATAATGCAGGGATAACTAGAGATAATCTAATTATGCGCATGAAAGAAGAAGAATTTGATCAAGTGATTGAAACCAATCTTAAAGGTGTATTTAACTGTTTAAAGGCAGTCACACGACCTATGATGAAGCAACGTTATGGTCGGATTATTAATATTTCATCTGTAGTTGGGGTTCTTGGGAATGCGGGGCAAGCTAATTACGTAGCCGCGAAAGCGGGTGTAATTGGTCTTACCAAGTCATCTGCTCGGGAGCTTGCTTCACGTGGCATTACAGTCAATTGTGTGGCTCCTGGATTTATTGATACGGATATGACTAAGGAATTGCCAGAGGAAGTACGGAGTAAACTTTCTGCAGATATTCCGCTGGCAAGACTAGGGCAACCAGAAGAAATTGCAAAAGTAGTTGCTTTTTTAGCGTCTGATGGTGCATCATACATGACGGGCCAGACACTACATGTGGACGGCGGAATGGTAATGTAG
- a CDS encoding beta-ketoacyl-ACP synthase III has protein sequence MSSLRPVGIIGTGKYVPEKILTNSDLEKIVDTNDEWIVSRTGIRERHIAAPDQATSDLAYEAALKALESAGMTADELDLIIIATVTPDTIFPSTACIVQEKLGAKKAAAFDLSAACSGFVYSLATATNFIRTGMYNNALIIGADCLSRITDYTDRNTCVLFGDGAGAVIIGEVPEGRGFLSFDLGAEGAGGGLLKLEAGGSRLPASTATIESKQHFIYMNGREVFKFAVRVMGSATEAVLNKAGKTKEDIDLFVPHQANIRIIQSAMQRLDLPPEKCVINVDKYANTSAASIPLALVEAAEQGRMKEGDTVLMVGFGGGLTWGASVLVW, from the coding sequence ATGAGTAGTCTTAGACCCGTAGGGATCATTGGAACAGGGAAGTATGTTCCAGAGAAAATATTGACTAATAGCGATTTAGAGAAAATTGTAGATACGAACGATGAGTGGATTGTAAGTCGCACAGGGATTCGGGAACGACATATTGCGGCACCTGATCAAGCGACGTCTGACTTAGCTTACGAAGCAGCCTTAAAGGCATTAGAATCTGCAGGTATGACCGCAGATGAATTGGATCTAATCATTATAGCTACCGTGACGCCAGATACTATTTTTCCATCCACAGCATGTATTGTACAGGAGAAACTAGGCGCCAAAAAAGCGGCAGCCTTCGATCTATCAGCTGCTTGTTCAGGATTCGTGTATAGCTTGGCTACTGCTACGAACTTTATCCGCACAGGAATGTATAATAACGCACTGATTATCGGAGCAGACTGTTTGTCTAGAATTACTGATTATACGGACCGTAATACCTGTGTATTATTCGGTGATGGAGCGGGTGCTGTTATCATTGGAGAAGTGCCTGAAGGACGTGGATTCCTTTCCTTTGATCTAGGTGCTGAGGGAGCTGGAGGCGGCTTGCTTAAACTCGAAGCGGGTGGATCTAGATTGCCTGCATCCACAGCTACTATTGAGAGTAAGCAACATTTCATATACATGAATGGACGCGAAGTGTTCAAATTTGCGGTACGTGTGATGGGGTCTGCAACAGAGGCTGTCTTGAATAAAGCTGGAAAAACAAAAGAAGATATAGATTTGTTCGTACCGCATCAAGCGAATATTCGAATTATTCAATCGGCTATGCAACGCTTGGATTTACCGCCAGAGAAATGTGTGATTAATGTTGATAAGTATGCTAATACTTCTGCTGCATCGATCCCGCTTGCGCTTGTTGAAGCTGCTGAGCAGGGCCGAATGAAAGAAGGAGATACAGTCTTAATGGTTGGGTTCGGTGGCGGATTGACCTGGGGAGCTTCGGTATTAGTCTGGTAG
- the fabD gene encoding ACP S-malonyltransferase, giving the protein MGKVALVFPGQGAQSVGMGKDIYDTVAEARQIFESADLSLGFSLTSMIFEGPDSELKKTFNTQPALLTTSIAYLEALRGKGIQADYVAGHSLGEYSALVASGVLSLDDAVSIVRARGQFMEQAVPEGQGAMAAVLGADRASLASLCQSITEAGHLVELANINCPGQIVISGSQAGVAAACERVKEAGGKRAILLEVSGPFHSSLMKEAAEQLEARLSSVQFNEPTIPLVANVTAQQVTSGAEIRDLLVKQVYSPVLWEDSINYLIQQGVDTFIEIGPGNVLTGLIKKIDKTLTLININNLESVETIG; this is encoded by the coding sequence ATGGGGAAAGTAGCATTGGTGTTTCCAGGGCAAGGAGCTCAATCGGTAGGTATGGGTAAAGATATTTATGATACTGTAGCAGAAGCTCGGCAAATCTTTGAATCAGCGGATCTTTCTTTAGGGTTTTCGCTGACTTCCATGATTTTTGAAGGGCCTGACAGTGAGTTGAAGAAGACCTTTAATACGCAGCCTGCTTTGCTGACTACAAGCATTGCTTATTTGGAGGCTCTTCGAGGTAAGGGAATCCAAGCAGATTATGTTGCAGGACATAGCTTGGGTGAGTATAGCGCGCTTGTAGCATCTGGCGTTCTATCGTTAGATGACGCAGTATCCATCGTGAGAGCTCGTGGTCAATTTATGGAGCAAGCTGTTCCAGAAGGGCAAGGGGCTATGGCTGCTGTGCTTGGCGCAGATCGAGCAAGTTTGGCAAGTCTTTGCCAAAGCATTACCGAGGCAGGTCATTTGGTAGAACTTGCGAATATCAACTGCCCAGGGCAGATTGTTATTTCTGGGTCACAAGCAGGTGTTGCTGCTGCATGTGAACGGGTAAAGGAAGCAGGTGGCAAAAGAGCAATTCTGCTTGAAGTCAGCGGTCCTTTCCACTCTTCCTTGATGAAGGAAGCAGCAGAACAGCTTGAAGCTAGACTGAGTTCTGTGCAGTTTAATGAGCCCACGATTCCGCTTGTCGCTAACGTGACTGCACAGCAAGTTACAAGTGGTGCAGAAATTCGTGACTTGTTAGTGAAACAAGTGTATTCGCCTGTTTTGTGGGAGGATAGCATTAACTATCTGATTCAGCAAGGTGTAGATACGTTTATTGAGATCGGACCAGGAAATGTATTAACAGGACTAATCAAAAAAATTGATAAAACTCTTACATTAATCAATATCAACAATTTGGAAAGTGTTGAAACTATTGGATAA
- the rnc gene encoding ribonuclease III, producing MSGDLKQLQQQLDIQFHNKLLLKQAFTHASYVNEHRFSQHHDNERLEFLGDAVLELTVSEYLYNLFPTRPEGELTKLRAAIVCEPSLVKFAVTLEFGQYVLLGKGEELTGGRTRPALLADVFEAFIGALYLDQGIEAARKFLDIHVFPQVAASGKQQMSDYKTELQELTQQHNMGLIEYRIVEERGPAHEREFVSEVYMGNECLGSGSGRSKKEAEQQAAAVALDQLKIKES from the coding sequence TTGAGTGGAGATCTGAAACAGTTACAGCAGCAACTTGATATCCAATTTCACAATAAGCTGCTATTGAAGCAGGCCTTTACCCACGCATCTTACGTCAATGAGCATCGATTCAGCCAGCATCATGATAATGAGCGCTTGGAGTTTCTAGGAGATGCGGTATTGGAGTTAACAGTATCGGAGTATCTATACAATCTCTTCCCAACTCGTCCTGAAGGTGAACTTACTAAGCTTCGTGCCGCAATTGTATGCGAGCCGTCCCTTGTTAAGTTTGCGGTGACTCTAGAATTTGGACAATATGTACTGCTAGGTAAAGGTGAAGAACTTACAGGTGGGCGTACACGCCCTGCACTATTAGCAGATGTATTTGAAGCTTTTATTGGAGCATTGTATCTGGATCAAGGAATTGAAGCAGCAAGGAAATTCTTGGATATCCATGTGTTTCCTCAGGTAGCTGCGAGTGGAAAGCAGCAAATGAGCGATTACAAAACAGAGCTTCAAGAACTGACACAGCAACATAATATGGGGCTGATTGAATATCGGATCGTCGAAGAACGAGGACCTGCTCACGAGCGAGAATTTGTTTCTGAGGTGTACATGGGAAACGAGTGTCTTGGTAGTGGAAGTGGTCGTTCGAAGAAAGAGGCTGAGCAGCAAGCTGCAGCAGTTGCTCTCGATCAGTTGAAGATTAAGGAATCCTAA
- the plsX gene encoding phosphate acyltransferase PlsX produces MKIAIDAMGGDHAPRCNVEGALAAAAEWKDVHIILVGDKSQIDPLLKGKDVPSNLSVHHASEKIGSEDEPVRAVRRKKDASMVVAGRMLKEGTADAMISAGNTGALMTTGLLVVGRMEGIERPALAPMIPTLDGQGVLALDLGANMDSKALHLAQFGLMGSLYRQKVQGVAKPRVGLLNVGTEPGKGNELTKEAFPLLQEMPIHFVGNVEARDLMSGNHCDVLVCDGFAGNILLKTLEGTAGSMFTLLKEQFSQTWRSKLGAALLMPQLRGLKKKLDYKEHGGAPLLGLSSLVMKSHGSSDGNAIKNAVRQTRIALENELVQSISKEITRNE; encoded by the coding sequence ATGAAGATCGCCATTGATGCTATGGGTGGGGACCATGCTCCTCGTTGTAATGTAGAAGGAGCGCTTGCAGCTGCCGCTGAATGGAAAGATGTACATATTATATTGGTTGGAGATAAGAGTCAGATTGATCCTTTGTTGAAAGGTAAGGACGTACCTTCTAATCTCAGTGTTCACCATGCTAGTGAAAAGATTGGTTCGGAGGATGAACCTGTTAGAGCCGTTCGACGTAAGAAGGATGCTTCCATGGTGGTGGCTGGGAGGATGCTGAAAGAAGGTACGGCTGATGCTATGATCTCTGCTGGAAATACAGGCGCACTGATGACCACAGGGTTACTAGTGGTGGGTCGTATGGAGGGCATTGAACGACCGGCATTAGCACCTATGATTCCTACATTAGACGGTCAGGGCGTATTAGCGCTGGATTTGGGTGCTAATATGGACTCTAAAGCGTTACACTTAGCTCAGTTTGGCTTGATGGGCAGTTTGTATCGTCAGAAGGTACAGGGTGTTGCGAAGCCTCGCGTAGGCCTTTTGAATGTGGGGACGGAGCCGGGAAAAGGAAATGAGCTAACCAAGGAGGCATTCCCACTTTTACAAGAGATGCCGATTCATTTCGTCGGCAACGTGGAGGCGCGTGATCTCATGTCAGGTAATCATTGCGATGTACTTGTTTGTGATGGTTTTGCGGGTAATATTTTGTTGAAGACGCTTGAGGGTACGGCTGGTTCCATGTTTACTTTACTTAAAGAACAATTCAGTCAGACATGGAGAAGTAAGCTTGGTGCAGCTCTGTTGATGCCTCAATTGAGGGGTCTAAAGAAGAAACTTGATTATAAGGAACATGGGGGAGCGCCCCTGTTAGGTTTAAGTAGCCTCGTGATGAAGAGTCATGGTTCTTCTGATGGCAATGCGATCAAGAATGCCGTCCGTCAGACAAGAATTGCTCTTGAGAATGAGTTAGTTCAAAGTATATCTAAGGAAATTACTAGGAATGAGTGA
- the smc gene encoding chromosome segregation protein SMC codes for MFLKRIELTGFKSFADKTEMEFVRGITAVVGPNGSGKSNISDGIRWVLGEQSAKSLRGGKMEDIIFAGSDARKAVNFGEVSLTLDNEDHVLPLDFSEVTITRRVHRNGDSEYLINKHSCRLKDITELFMDTGIGKEAYSIIGQGRIEEILSTRSEDRRGIFEEASGIVKYKSRKKDAIRKLDETEQNLLRIHDLVTELEDQIGPLKEQSEKAVHYKHLREQLKSKEISMYVHQIEQIHNGWSEANAKLSVLQEQQLQLSTVVSAHDAKLESERSDLRKLEQEVETLQSELLQFSEAYEKSEGYGEVLKERKRNLEANREQLADTLNTGDERFEGKKAELALLQDKLEALQEELKQLRIQLSGEEAKLTSVTGGISQHEEETLKGSLLDLMNEMAQARNEIRYSDQQKETLARRMNRAEEETGKWTSQKDELLQRKKQMDSSIEKLANEIRELRGGYITASERYQSVQRLLEESQGALRKWEQKREAQTSRRDTMKEMQEDFEGFMLGVKEVLKASRKSILSGVQGAVAELITVPEKLELAMETAMGASLQHIVMDNEAVSRQAIAFLKQRQLGRATFLPLDVMRARHISASDRSDIEGAEGFVGIGADLVQYDSKYAPVVGSLLGNVIIAESLEHANKIASRCQYRYRVVTLEGDIVNAGGSMTGGSQHKKNNSLLSRKRQLDQLDEEINETEKQLIKLQDSIEQLKSQLTQTQTTLDELRQSGDVKRMEEQQAAGDLKQLEHELRHVMEQVEMAGEEKKSFSDEEKEIALSREEAVKKLEQLEEQEQATHQAIHAAEFARKASESAKDELQGQLTQMKVREGKLDQECFSIEEQLRRLRSDFNSQDKDLRQTKAILATIEADLISNAKESSQQIHDLNHYKLNKERSSEQLDFSRASRLQLSRKLEMEENETREQRNQLRGVEDQLRQTEISVNRLDVELDNILKKLSDDYELSYELAKQRYPIPDDILAVQNVVRELKREISALGEVNLGAIEEYQRVNERYQFLSEQKEDLIGAKTTLYEVIREMDDEMSKKFKSTFDAIRREFGTVFSKLFGGGRADLVLIDPEHMLDTGIDIVAQPPGKKLQNLQLLSGGERALTAMALLFAILQVKPVPFCVLDEVEAALDEANVVRFAQYLREFSEQTQFIVVTHRKGTMEEADVLYGVTMEEGGVSKLVSVKLENEEAEIA; via the coding sequence ATGTTTCTGAAAAGGATTGAATTGACGGGTTTCAAATCTTTTGCCGATAAAACAGAAATGGAATTTGTCAGGGGTATAACAGCAGTAGTAGGTCCTAATGGCAGTGGTAAGAGTAATATTTCCGACGGAATTCGTTGGGTGCTAGGGGAGCAAAGTGCTAAATCCTTACGTGGCGGCAAAATGGAAGACATTATTTTTGCGGGTAGCGATGCGCGCAAAGCGGTTAATTTCGGCGAGGTGTCTCTAACACTAGATAATGAGGATCATGTACTGCCTCTTGATTTCAGTGAAGTAACCATTACGCGCCGGGTTCATCGTAATGGAGATAGTGAGTATTTAATTAATAAGCATTCTTGTCGTTTGAAAGATATTACGGAATTATTCATGGACACCGGTATTGGTAAAGAAGCTTACTCCATTATCGGTCAAGGACGAATTGAAGAAATTTTAAGTACCCGCTCAGAGGACCGAAGAGGGATTTTTGAAGAGGCTTCTGGGATTGTAAAATATAAATCACGTAAAAAAGATGCTATTCGTAAGTTGGATGAAACAGAGCAAAATTTACTTCGAATTCATGACTTAGTGACTGAATTAGAGGATCAAATAGGTCCACTGAAAGAACAGTCTGAGAAAGCAGTGCATTATAAGCATCTTCGTGAGCAGTTAAAAAGCAAGGAAATCTCGATGTATGTACATCAAATTGAGCAAATTCATAACGGTTGGAGCGAAGCGAATGCAAAGCTCTCCGTGTTGCAGGAACAGCAGCTACAGTTATCTACTGTAGTATCAGCACATGATGCGAAGTTGGAAAGCGAACGCTCGGATCTCCGTAAGCTTGAACAAGAAGTGGAGACACTCCAGAGTGAGTTACTTCAATTCAGTGAGGCTTACGAGAAGAGTGAAGGCTATGGAGAAGTTCTTAAGGAACGTAAGAGAAACCTAGAAGCGAACCGAGAACAGTTGGCGGACACTTTAAACACTGGTGATGAACGTTTTGAGGGTAAGAAAGCTGAGTTAGCTCTTTTGCAGGATAAGCTAGAAGCGTTACAAGAAGAACTTAAGCAACTTCGTATTCAGTTGTCAGGGGAAGAAGCTAAGCTCACTTCCGTCACAGGTGGGATCAGCCAGCATGAAGAAGAGACCTTAAAGGGCTCTTTGCTAGATCTAATGAATGAAATGGCTCAAGCCCGTAATGAAATACGTTATTCGGATCAACAGAAGGAGACTCTTGCTCGCCGAATGAATAGGGCAGAGGAAGAGACAGGCAAGTGGACTTCGCAGAAGGACGAACTATTACAACGTAAGAAACAAATGGATTCATCTATAGAGAAGCTGGCGAATGAGATTAGGGAGCTACGCGGAGGATATATTACTGCGAGTGAACGTTATCAATCTGTGCAGCGACTGCTTGAAGAAAGCCAAGGAGCTCTGCGTAAATGGGAACAGAAGCGGGAAGCTCAAACTTCTCGACGGGATACCATGAAGGAAATGCAAGAGGATTTCGAGGGCTTCATGCTCGGCGTTAAAGAAGTATTGAAGGCTTCACGTAAATCCATTCTGAGTGGCGTGCAGGGTGCAGTAGCTGAATTAATTACGGTACCAGAGAAGCTAGAGCTTGCCATGGAGACAGCTATGGGGGCTAGCCTTCAGCATATCGTGATGGATAATGAAGCGGTATCTCGTCAGGCAATTGCATTCCTGAAGCAGCGCCAGTTGGGTAGAGCTACGTTTCTCCCTCTAGATGTTATGCGTGCTCGTCATATTTCAGCCAGCGATCGTTCTGATATTGAGGGAGCAGAAGGATTTGTTGGCATCGGAGCAGATTTGGTTCAATATGATTCTAAGTATGCTCCGGTTGTTGGGAGTCTGCTTGGTAATGTCATTATTGCTGAATCGTTAGAGCATGCTAATAAAATTGCCTCACGATGTCAATACAGATATCGAGTGGTAACCCTTGAGGGGGATATCGTTAACGCTGGTGGGTCCATGACAGGGGGGAGCCAGCATAAGAAGAATAACAGCTTGCTTAGCCGTAAACGCCAATTGGATCAACTTGATGAAGAAATTAATGAGACAGAGAAGCAACTGATTAAACTTCAAGATAGTATTGAACAGTTAAAGAGTCAGTTGACACAAACGCAGACTACATTGGATGAGCTGCGGCAATCCGGTGATGTGAAGCGGATGGAAGAACAACAAGCAGCCGGCGATTTGAAGCAACTAGAACATGAACTTCGTCATGTAATGGAACAGGTTGAAATGGCCGGCGAAGAGAAGAAAAGTTTCTCGGATGAAGAGAAAGAGATTGCACTTAGCCGTGAAGAAGCGGTGAAGAAGCTTGAACAGCTTGAGGAACAAGAGCAGGCTACGCATCAAGCTATACATGCCGCTGAATTCGCTCGTAAAGCTAGTGAGTCAGCTAAGGATGAGCTACAAGGTCAGTTGACTCAGATGAAAGTTAGAGAAGGGAAGCTGGATCAAGAATGCTTCTCTATCGAAGAGCAGCTTCGTAGGTTGCGATCAGATTTCAACTCGCAGGATAAGGACTTACGTCAGACCAAGGCAATTCTTGCAACCATTGAAGCCGATTTGATCTCGAATGCTAAAGAGTCTTCACAGCAGATTCACGATTTGAATCATTATAAATTAAATAAGGAAAGATCTTCAGAACAACTTGATTTCTCAAGAGCTTCCCGCCTACAGCTGTCCAGGAAGCTGGAGATGGAAGAGAATGAGACTAGAGAGCAACGCAATCAGCTTCGTGGGGTAGAGGATCAGCTTCGTCAGACTGAGATCAGTGTTAACCGTCTAGATGTGGAACTGGACAATATTCTGAAGAAGCTTAGTGACGATTATGAACTGAGTTACGAGTTAGCTAAGCAGCGTTATCCTATTCCTGATGATATACTTGCTGTTCAGAATGTGGTTCGGGAGTTGAAACGTGAGATTTCAGCCCTTGGAGAGGTCAATCTGGGTGCGATTGAGGAATATCAGCGTGTGAATGAGCGATACCAATTCTTAAGTGAGCAGAAGGAAGACTTAATTGGAGCAAAGACGACACTGTATGAAGTCATTCGTGAAATGGATGATGAGATGTCCAAAAAGTTTAAATCTACGTTCGATGCTATTCGCCGTGAATTCGGAACCGTATTCTCCAAATTGTTTGGAGGAGGAAGAGCCGATCTAGTGTTAATCGATCCGGAGCATATGTTGGATACCGGGATTGATATTGTGGCTCAACCACCGGGGAAGAAACTGCAGAACCTTCAATTATTATCTGGGGGCGAACGAGCATTAACTGCGATGGCACTTTTATTCGCTATTCTGCAGGTGAAGCCCGTTCCCTTCTGTGTACTGGACGAAGTAGAAGCCGCGCTGGATGAAGCCAATGTTGTGCGTTTCGCTCAATATTTACGTGAGTTCTCCGAACAGACGCAGTTTATTGTCGTTACCCATCGGAAAGGCACTATGGAGGAGGCAGATGTACTCTATGGGGTCACGATGGAAGAGGGTGGCGTCTCCAAGTTGGTATCTGTTAAATTAGAGAATGAGGAAGCTGAGATTGCTTAA
- the fabF gene encoding beta-ketoacyl-ACP synthase II, producing MKHRVVITGMGVMTSLGKDLDTFWDNLMAGKSGVSQIEAFDVTDYATQIASSVKDFNPEEYVERKEARKMDRYVQFAVAAGMSAIKNSGLDIKNEEDPSRIGVIIGSGIGGLGTLEDQHNVLLQKGPKRVSPFFIPMMIANMASGHLSILVGAKGPNTTTVTACASGSHAIGDSFNWIQNGEADVMICGGAEATIRPTGVAGFCAMRAMSTRNDEPSKASRPFDKGRDGFVMGEGAGVMVLESLEHAQKRGAHIVAEVIGYGLSADAHHMTEPDPDGPARCMKMAIRNAGIKPEDIDYINAHGTSTPVGDKSETIGIKLALGDHAYKVAVSSTKSMTGHLLGAAGGVEAIICGLSIQNQTLVPTINLDDPDPECDLDYVPNVPRQADIQVAMSNSFGFGGHNATIILKKYDV from the coding sequence TTGAAACATAGAGTTGTGATAACAGGTATGGGTGTCATGACATCACTGGGTAAAGATTTGGATACATTTTGGGACAACCTGATGGCAGGAAAATCCGGAGTCTCCCAAATTGAGGCCTTTGATGTTACTGACTACGCTACACAAATTGCTTCTTCGGTGAAAGATTTCAACCCAGAGGAATACGTTGAACGTAAGGAAGCTCGCAAAATGGATCGTTATGTTCAGTTTGCAGTAGCTGCTGGTATGAGTGCTATAAAGAATAGTGGTCTTGATATTAAGAATGAAGAGGACCCTAGTCGTATTGGCGTTATTATTGGTTCTGGAATCGGCGGTCTGGGTACTTTGGAAGATCAGCATAATGTGCTACTTCAGAAAGGTCCCAAACGTGTAAGTCCTTTTTTTATTCCGATGATGATTGCGAATATGGCCTCAGGTCATTTATCCATTCTGGTTGGAGCGAAGGGACCTAACACGACTACGGTTACCGCATGTGCATCAGGCTCTCATGCCATTGGAGATTCCTTCAATTGGATTCAGAATGGCGAAGCTGATGTTATGATCTGTGGTGGTGCGGAAGCGACAATTCGTCCGACGGGAGTAGCGGGGTTCTGCGCTATGCGTGCTATGTCAACTCGTAATGATGAGCCAAGTAAGGCGAGTCGTCCATTTGATAAAGGACGTGATGGTTTCGTTATGGGAGAAGGAGCTGGAGTTATGGTTCTTGAATCCTTGGAACATGCGCAGAAGCGCGGTGCACACATCGTGGCTGAAGTGATTGGTTATGGGCTCAGTGCAGATGCTCATCATATGACAGAACCGGATCCTGATGGACCTGCTCGTTGTATGAAGATGGCTATCCGTAATGCGGGCATTAAGCCAGAAGATATTGATTATATTAATGCGCATGGAACATCAACACCTGTGGGCGACAAGTCGGAAACGATAGGCATTAAGCTCGCACTTGGTGATCATGCCTACAAGGTTGCAGTAAGTTCAACGAAGTCTATGACAGGTCACTTATTGGGTGCTGCTGGGGGAGTGGAAGCGATCATTTGCGGTCTTTCAATACAGAACCAGACACTCGTGCCTACTATTAATTTGGATGATCCGGATCCGGAATGTGATTTAGACTATGTTCCTAATGTTCCGAGACAAGCTGACATCCAAGTAGCTATGTCTAACTCATTCGGTTTTGGTGGTCATAATGCGACCATTATTTTGAAAAAATATGATGTGTAA